The Syntrophobotulus glycolicus DSM 8271 DNA window CCGTGAGGTGACGGAAGATGCCATTAAAATCGCCGGCCAAAAAGGGACGGCGTTGGTCATTATGGAACCTTTAAGGGGAGGAGGGCTCGCCGGCGCACCACAGGCGGTCCAGGCGGTGTATGACGTCTATGAGGAAAAACGGCCGCCGGTGGAATGGGCCTTCCGGCATCTGGTTGATTACCCCGAGATCAGCTGTATTTTAAGCGGCATGACTACTCTGGAACAGTTGAAAGAAAATATCGCGCTTTTTTCCAGGCCGGATTTTGTGCCGGGCTGTCTGACGTCCCGGGAACACGCGATCATCCAGCAAGCCAAAGCCGCGTATGAATCGCTCGCCACCATCCCCTGTACCGGCTGCGGCTACTGCATGCCCTGTCCCAACGGCGTCAATATCTCTGATATTTTCTTAAAATATAACGCTGGCTGCATGTTCGAAAATTTTGACCAGTCCAAAAGGAGCTATATGTTTACCGTCAGAGGAGAGCAGGACGCTTCCCACTGTGCGGCCTGCGGCTTATGCGAGGAAAAGTGCCCGCAGAGCATCGCTATCGGCCGCCAGCTTCAAATCGCCCATGCCGTCCTGGACGGCTGGGTGGAGTAATTCGGGGCGGAAGGACCGTTCCACAGCCTATCTCCAGTATCTTTTTCCCTGAGACATCGCCAGCGTGGCTGCTCCTAAAATGTCATTTCTTCTTATATCCCCAATTAGAGAATCATCATCATTCTAGCTATGGTTAAAATTTGTGCCAAAACTTCCATTACAAGGTATCTGTTTATATTCTAGCCGAATTATCATATAATAAGGTATTCCAACAGGAATTTGTTATTAAAGAACAATGAAATAGATTATAAAGAAGTCTATGCTGAACCGATATCGATTACAATGGAAGTATTGAAAAAAGTACCGGTACATTTGTATATGTATTTGCATTCTTTACAGGAAGAATTATAAAAAAGAAGAATACTGCAAAAAAGGAACCGATTTATGGAATATCCCATAGTATTCGGCATATTGTTGGTGGCGACCGGCGGTAGTTCTGTCGCTTGCGGATTGTATGCCATCCAGCACAATATTAAAACACCGATCAATAAGATATTTCTGGCTTTGGGCTGTGCCATGCTTTTCTGGTGCCTGGGCTTGGCGATTACTGTTGTTGCGGCAAATGAGGAAATCAGCGCATTCGGAAGGCGCCTCGCCCCCATAGGCTGGGGAACAATATGCAGTTTGATGCTCCATTTTATTCTGCTGTTAACCCAAAAGGACAATTTGCTGAAAAAATGGTGGATATACCTGCTTCTCTATCTGCCGTCGGCCGTAACAATTTTCGCCTATACTTATCTTCCTCTTGTCCTTTTCAATCAGGACCATTTGATCCGGAACCAATTGGGCTGGCTGAATATTTCCCAAACCGATGCCTGGGATTGGTTCTACTATGGGTATTGTTTTGTTTTTATCGCTATTGCAATCATGATCCTATATTTATGGGCGAAGAACTCTGCCTCAAAGAATAGCAAAAAACAGGCCGACTTACTGATGATTTCTTTATTGCTGGCTTCAGTATTTGGAAGCTTGACTGATGTTTTGCCGGTTTTTCTGAAAATCAGAATACCGCAATTTTCACCGGTATTCGTGCTTCTACCCATTGCTGCAATCAGTTATTCCGTGAAATATCATGGCTTTATGCGTCCTGAGGCTGAAAATCAAAATGAGCTCATCCTTAATGAATCTGCCTATACAAACGTCTACCGTTACATTGGTTTTATTTTTGCCGCCGGAAGTATTCTTAATCTGGTTGCTCAATTGTTACTGTATAATGGCTCTTCCGTGCTTTCCGTCTTTCTGTTCAGTGGGGCCTTAGTTGTCATAACGGGCTTAATTTTTTTAATCAACAGGGCAAAACTCGATGATACAATCAAAGAAATGCTGCTTGCCGCAGGCCTCTCTTTTGTTATTCCGGTGGTTACACTGTGGTT harbors:
- a CDS encoding aldo/keto reductase, whose translation is MQYRQYGKLGYQVSLLGMGCMRLPLIIKEGQNYAGVDLEKALEIIRYAAEHGVNYFDTAFGYHRQTSEAVLGEALDSGYRVKVKIATKQPINAFKTRDDIRRNLENTLKKLRTDYIDVYLLHNVLSRTWAKFKELEVIEEYEKFRAEGLIRAIGFSYHGEFPCFKEVLDYYPWDMCQIQQNLLDVDREVTEDAIKIAGQKGTALVIMEPLRGGGLAGAPQAVQAVYDVYEEKRPPVEWAFRHLVDYPEISCILSGMTTLEQLKENIALFSRPDFVPGCLTSREHAIIQQAKAAYESLATIPCTGCGYCMPCPNGVNISDIFLKYNAGCMFENFDQSKRSYMFTVRGEQDASHCAACGLCEEKCPQSIAIGRQLQIAHAVLDGWVE